In Nicotiana tabacum cultivar K326 chromosome 19, ASM71507v2, whole genome shotgun sequence, one DNA window encodes the following:
- the LOC107793026 gene encoding germin-like protein subfamily 1 member 20 has translation MALRTLVLTIAIMALLSSMSHAFDPSPLQDICVAVDDSMAAVFVNGKICKDPKQVMANDFFKSGLNIPGNTSNQLGSAVTAVNVGNLPGLNTLGISLARIDYAPYGLNPPHTHPRGTEILAVLEGTLYVGFVLSNPGPNMKNKLFTKILNPGDVFVFPIGLIHFQFNVGKTNAVAFAGLSSQNPGVITIANAVFGSDPPINPDVLAKAFQVDNKVVDYLQSQFWWDNN, from the exons ATGGCTCTCAGAACATTGGTATTAACCATTGCAATAATGGCTTTGTTATCTTCAATGAGCCATGCATTTGATCCTAGTCCTTTGCAGGATATTTGTGTTGCTGTTGACGACTCCATGGCTGCTG TTTTTGTGAACGGAAAAATTTGCAAGGATCCAAAGCAGGTTATGGCAAATGATTTCTTTAAATCAGGTCTAAACATACCTGGAAATACCTCAAATCAACTTGGATCTGCTGTAACTGCTGTGAACGTCGGCAACTTACCTGGACTCAACACTCTGGGTATTTCATTAGCGCGCATTGATTATGCGCCATATGGTCTCAACCCACCTCATACACACCCCCGAGGAACTGAGATTCTTGCTGTCCTTGAGGGCACACTCTACGTTGGCTTTGTCCTTTCAAACCCTGGTCCAAATATGAAGAACAAGCTCTTTACCAAGATTTTAAATCCTGGAGATGTGTTCGTTTTCCCAATAGGtctcattcattttcagtttaaTGTTGGAAAGACTAATGCCGTTGCATTTGCTGGACTCAGTAGTCAAAATCCAGGAGTCATCACTATTGCGAATGCAGTATTTGGTTCAGACCCACCAATCAATCCTGATGTTCTCGCGAAAGCATTCCAAGTTGACAACAAAGTTGTGGATTACCTCCAATCCCAATTCTGGTGGGATAACAACTAA